A section of the Kribbella sp. HUAS MG21 genome encodes:
- a CDS encoding ABC transporter permease has translation MSTATLEAAHVARRTNPFAWAQQSLTLAWRNIVRIRQNPEALADVTFQPIIFLVLFLFVFGGAIAQGAGWRDYLPFLLPGLLVQTVVFSTMGTGVALNDDFAKGVFDRFRSLPIARVAPLVGAVLGDAVRYTLSIVILMGTGFALGFRFQNGVGYGALALLIVLAFALSMCWIWVWLGLSLKTAQGVQGVAFLVMFPLTFGSNVFVQTDTLPGFLQAFVQVNPVKYLVDTMRGLMLGGDIQRPLLITLAWMVGLVAVFAPLAIRAYRRRT, from the coding sequence ATGAGCACGGCAACACTCGAAGCCGCCCATGTGGCGAGGCGGACGAATCCGTTCGCCTGGGCTCAGCAGAGCCTGACGCTGGCCTGGCGGAACATCGTCCGGATCCGGCAGAACCCGGAAGCCCTGGCGGACGTGACGTTCCAGCCGATCATCTTCCTGGTGCTGTTCCTGTTCGTGTTCGGTGGCGCGATCGCGCAGGGCGCCGGCTGGCGCGACTACCTGCCGTTCCTGCTGCCCGGGCTGCTGGTGCAGACCGTCGTGTTCTCCACGATGGGCACCGGGGTCGCGCTGAACGACGACTTCGCGAAGGGCGTGTTCGACCGGTTCCGGTCGCTGCCGATCGCGCGGGTGGCGCCGCTGGTCGGCGCGGTGCTCGGCGACGCGGTCCGGTACACGCTGTCGATCGTGATCCTGATGGGGACCGGGTTCGCGCTCGGCTTCCGGTTCCAGAACGGCGTCGGGTACGGCGCCCTCGCGCTGCTGATCGTGCTGGCGTTCGCGCTGTCGATGTGCTGGATCTGGGTCTGGCTCGGGCTGTCGCTGAAGACCGCGCAGGGCGTGCAGGGTGTCGCGTTCCTGGTGATGTTCCCGCTCACCTTCGGTAGCAACGTCTTCGTCCAGACCGACACGCTGCCGGGCTTCCTGCAGGCATTCGTGCAGGTCAACCCGGTGAAGTACCTGGTCGACACGATGCGCGGCCTGATGCTCGGCGGCGACATCCAGCGGCCGCTGCTGATCACGCTCGCCTGGATGGTCGGCCTGGTCGCGGTCTTCGCCCCACTGGCGATCCGCGCCTACCGCCGCCGTACCTGA
- a CDS encoding serine hydrolase domain-containing protein: protein MTEIAAPTQLALSRIVAERQAKGRVPGVVGAVARAGSLAWSTGAGSADLDNPGVPPTADSQFLIASQSKTLTAVTIMALRDEGKLSLDDTVEQLIPESKHEGVTVRQMLSHASGMQREPVGDVWDLMKFPSRDELVTGWNAAERVGRPHHRFHYSNLVFSLLGEIVARLDGRSWYESIKARILDPLEMRRTTVGMDGGPAQTGYYVPPFSDVPVREPLLDIGAMDACGGLASTAEDLAKWAMFVANPVDEVLSKDTLDEMCQVQIMADVDRWQLAFGLGFMLLRRGDRLFVGHDGGMPGHITSTFVDRSSGTAGIALFGSTSSPAPSALATDLIIKVLEDDPLPPEPWVPGTSVPEELSGVLGTWFTEGSPFVFSVKNGVLEAKSPAAAEYQSPAVFERVSEDTYRTISGRETGELLRITRDPAGHPVKLHWATYLCTREPLAFGELNS from the coding sequence GTGACAGAAATCGCCGCGCCGACGCAGCTCGCGCTCTCCCGCATCGTTGCCGAACGTCAAGCCAAGGGCCGGGTGCCCGGGGTGGTGGGCGCCGTCGCCCGCGCCGGGTCGCTCGCCTGGTCGACCGGGGCCGGGTCGGCCGACCTGGACAACCCCGGCGTACCGCCGACCGCCGACTCGCAGTTCCTGATCGCGTCGCAGAGCAAGACGCTCACCGCGGTGACGATCATGGCGCTGCGCGACGAGGGCAAGCTCAGCCTCGACGACACGGTCGAGCAGCTGATCCCGGAGAGCAAGCACGAGGGCGTCACCGTCCGGCAGATGCTCAGCCACGCCAGCGGCATGCAACGCGAACCGGTCGGCGACGTGTGGGACCTGATGAAGTTCCCGTCTCGCGACGAGCTGGTGACCGGCTGGAACGCCGCGGAGCGGGTCGGCAGGCCGCACCACCGGTTCCACTACTCGAACCTGGTGTTCTCGCTGCTCGGCGAGATCGTCGCGCGGCTGGACGGCCGTTCGTGGTACGAGTCGATCAAGGCGCGCATCCTGGACCCGCTGGAGATGCGCCGTACGACGGTCGGCATGGACGGCGGGCCCGCGCAGACCGGGTACTACGTGCCGCCGTTCTCCGACGTACCGGTCCGGGAGCCGCTGCTGGACATCGGCGCGATGGACGCGTGCGGCGGGCTGGCGTCGACCGCCGAGGACCTCGCGAAGTGGGCGATGTTCGTCGCGAACCCGGTCGACGAGGTGCTGTCCAAGGACACCCTGGACGAGATGTGCCAGGTGCAGATCATGGCCGACGTGGACCGCTGGCAGCTGGCGTTCGGGCTCGGGTTCATGCTGTTGCGCCGCGGCGACCGGTTGTTCGTCGGGCACGACGGCGGCATGCCCGGGCACATCACGTCGACGTTCGTCGACCGGTCGTCCGGTACGGCGGGGATCGCGCTGTTCGGGTCGACGTCGTCGCCGGCGCCGAGCGCGCTGGCCACCGACCTGATCATCAAGGTCCTCGAGGACGACCCGCTGCCGCCCGAGCCGTGGGTGCCCGGCACCTCGGTGCCCGAGGAGCTGTCCGGCGTCCTCGGCACCTGGTTCACCGAGGGCTCGCCGTTCGTGTTCTCGGTGAAGAACGGCGTCCTCGAGGCGAAGTCGCCGGCCGCCGCGGAGTACCAGTCCCCCGCGGTCTTCGAGCGCGTCTCCGAGGACACGTACCGGACGATCTCCGGGCGCGAGACCGGCGAGCTCCTGCGCATCACCCGGGACCCCGCGGGTCATCCGGTCAAGTTGCACTGGGCAACCTATCTGTGCACCCGGGAGCCGTTGGCCTTCGGTGAGCTGAACTCCTAG
- the paaI gene encoding hydroxyphenylacetyl-CoA thioesterase PaaI has translation MDDVAARVAAAMWAEDTASAGLGMKLVEVAEGRARLEMTVREDMVNGHGIAHGGFVFTLADSAFAFACNSRNQVTVAQACDIVFVAPARRGDVLVAEARERTTFGRNAIYDVTVTRGDEVVAEFRGRSRQLSGTIIPPEESHES, from the coding sequence ATGGACGATGTGGCGGCCAGAGTGGCGGCGGCGATGTGGGCGGAGGACACCGCCAGCGCCGGGCTGGGCATGAAGCTCGTCGAGGTCGCCGAGGGCAGGGCGCGGCTCGAGATGACCGTGCGCGAGGACATGGTCAACGGGCACGGGATCGCGCATGGTGGATTCGTGTTCACCCTCGCCGACTCGGCGTTCGCGTTCGCCTGCAACTCGCGCAACCAGGTCACGGTCGCGCAGGCCTGCGACATCGTGTTCGTGGCCCCGGCCCGGCGCGGCGACGTGCTGGTCGCCGAGGCCCGGGAGCGGACCACGTTCGGCCGGAACGCGATCTACGACGTGACGGTCACCCGCGGCGACGAGGTGGTCGCCGAGTTCCGCGGCCGCAGCCGCCAGTTGTCAGGCACGATCATCCCGCCGGAGGAGAGTCATGAGTCGTGA
- the paaK gene encoding phenylacetate--CoA ligase PaaK: MLGEPCPEDLRDAGERLSVDELRARQLSLLQATVRRAYENVPHYRSALDAVGFKPGDLQSLEDLGRLPFTAKKDLRDNYPFGMFAVPRTDVVRIHASSGTTGRPTVVGYTQRDLDTWADLMARSIRAAGGRRGDVCHVAYGYGLFTGGLGAHYGAERLGCTVVPVSGGMTERQVDLIRDFGARIIMVTPSYFLSIVDELAERGIDPRETSLRIGIFGAEPWTEQMRQEVEERTGIHAVDIYGLSEVMGPGVAQECVETKDGLHIWEDHFYPEIIDPVTGEVLPDGSEGELVFTTLTKEAFPVLRYRTRDLTRLLPGSARPGMRRMEKITGRSDDMMIVRGVNVFPTQIEEQILLVDGLTPHYLCVLTRPGRLDELTVQVEAAPDLADRSTAAAALSRRIKERVGITATVDVVDPHALERSLGKAKRIRDDR, encoded by the coding sequence ATGCTCGGCGAACCCTGCCCCGAGGACCTGCGCGACGCCGGCGAACGGCTGTCGGTCGACGAACTCCGGGCCCGGCAGCTGTCGTTGCTGCAGGCAACCGTACGGCGGGCGTACGAGAACGTGCCGCACTACCGGTCCGCACTGGACGCGGTCGGCTTCAAACCCGGGGACCTCCAGAGCCTCGAGGATCTCGGCCGGTTGCCGTTCACCGCGAAGAAGGACCTGCGGGACAACTACCCGTTCGGGATGTTCGCGGTCCCCCGGACCGATGTCGTGCGGATCCACGCGTCGTCCGGGACCACGGGGCGACCGACCGTGGTCGGCTACACCCAGCGCGACCTGGACACCTGGGCGGACCTGATGGCCCGGTCGATCCGCGCGGCGGGCGGGCGCCGCGGGGACGTGTGTCATGTCGCCTACGGCTACGGCCTGTTCACCGGCGGGCTGGGCGCGCACTACGGCGCCGAGCGGCTCGGCTGCACCGTCGTACCGGTGTCCGGTGGGATGACCGAACGCCAGGTGGACCTGATCCGCGACTTCGGCGCCCGGATCATCATGGTCACGCCGTCGTACTTCCTCTCGATCGTCGACGAGCTGGCCGAGCGCGGCATCGACCCGCGGGAGACCTCGTTGCGGATCGGGATCTTCGGCGCCGAGCCGTGGACCGAGCAGATGCGCCAGGAGGTCGAGGAGCGCACCGGCATCCACGCGGTCGACATCTACGGGCTGTCCGAGGTGATGGGGCCCGGCGTCGCGCAGGAGTGCGTCGAGACGAAGGACGGCCTGCACATCTGGGAGGACCACTTCTACCCGGAGATCATCGACCCGGTCACCGGCGAGGTGCTGCCGGACGGTTCCGAGGGCGAGCTGGTCTTCACCACGCTGACCAAGGAAGCCTTCCCGGTCCTGCGGTACCGGACGCGCGACCTCACCCGCCTGCTGCCCGGCTCCGCGCGCCCCGGGATGCGGCGGATGGAGAAGATCACCGGCCGGAGCGACGACATGATGATCGTCCGCGGCGTCAACGTGTTCCCGACGCAGATCGAGGAACAGATCCTGCTCGTCGACGGCCTCACGCCGCACTACCTGTGCGTGCTCACCCGCCCCGGCCGGCTCGACGAGCTCACCGTGCAGGTAGAGGCGGCGCCGGACCTCGCGGACCGCAGTACCGCCGCGGCCGCGCTGTCCCGGCGGATCAAGGAGCGCGTCGGCATCACCGCGACCGTCGACGTCGTCGACCCGCACGCCCTGGAACGCTCCCTCGGCAAGGCGAAACGCATTCGCGACGACCGGTGA
- a CDS encoding TetR/AcrR family transcriptional regulator, with amino-acid sequence MREPSVRRYSGRSVEEWKAARRERLLAAALELFGTEGYPATSVERLCTQAKVSTRHFYHEFQNKEAVLLAVHAQVIELAVRSTGDALRRTADRPVRERIAAAVDSYLKTIMADLRRARITFVEVVGASPAVEEQRNAFRELLIGNVRDLGDTAVERGEIKRKDFRFLALAFFGAVNAVVHDWMLTEPRPPEQQVQNSLRELAVQLITA; translated from the coding sequence ATGAGGGAACCCTCCGTACGCCGTTATTCCGGGCGGTCAGTCGAGGAGTGGAAGGCCGCGCGCCGGGAACGGTTGCTGGCCGCCGCGCTCGAGCTCTTCGGGACCGAAGGCTATCCGGCGACATCCGTGGAACGCCTGTGTACACAGGCGAAAGTGTCCACCCGGCACTTCTACCACGAGTTCCAGAACAAGGAAGCCGTGCTGCTCGCGGTGCACGCGCAGGTGATCGAGCTGGCGGTCCGGAGCACCGGGGACGCGCTCCGCCGGACCGCCGACCGGCCGGTCCGGGAACGGATCGCCGCGGCCGTCGACTCGTACCTGAAGACGATCATGGCCGACCTCCGGCGGGCCCGGATCACGTTCGTCGAGGTGGTCGGCGCCAGCCCGGCGGTCGAGGAGCAGCGCAACGCGTTCCGCGAACTGCTGATCGGCAACGTCCGCGACCTCGGCGACACCGCGGTCGAGCGCGGCGAGATCAAGCGCAAGGACTTCCGGTTCCTCGCGCTGGCGTTCTTCGGCGCGGTGAACGCGGTGGTGCACGACTGGATGCTGACCGAGCCGCGGCCACCGGAGCAGCAGGTGCAGAACTCCCTGCGCGAGCTGGCCGTCCAGCTGATCACCGCTTAA
- the pcaF gene encoding 3-oxoadipyl-CoA thiolase, with the protein MSREAYLVDGVRTPIGRYGGALSAVRPDDLAAHVVSSLMNRTALDPARIDDVVLGCANQAGEDNRNVARMAVLLAGLPDSVPGTTINRLCGSGLDAVAYAARSIIAGDNDIVVAGGVESMSRAPFVMPKATTAFSRQAEVFDTTIGWRFVNPALKAQYGIDSMPETAENVAAEFGVSREDQDLFALRSQQRAAKAQANGRLAEEIVAVDVPGKRVTVVDSDEHPRETSLEALAGLKTPFRSPGTVTAGNASGVNDGAAALLVMSGDAVEEYGVTPLARVVGTAVAGVPPRIMGIGPAPATRKLLDRTGVALSDVDVIELNEAFASQSLAVLRQLGLPDDAEHVNPNGGAIALGHPLGMSGARLALTAALELRHRDARYALATMCIGVGQGIATLLTRP; encoded by the coding sequence ATGAGTCGTGAGGCGTACTTGGTCGACGGTGTACGGACGCCGATCGGACGGTACGGCGGTGCGCTGTCGGCGGTCCGGCCGGACGACCTGGCCGCGCACGTGGTCTCGTCGCTGATGAACCGGACGGCGCTCGACCCGGCACGGATCGACGACGTGGTCCTCGGCTGCGCGAACCAGGCCGGCGAGGACAACCGGAACGTCGCGCGAATGGCGGTGCTGCTGGCCGGACTCCCGGACTCCGTGCCCGGGACGACGATCAACCGGCTCTGCGGGTCCGGGCTGGACGCGGTCGCGTACGCCGCCCGGTCGATCATTGCCGGGGACAACGACATCGTCGTGGCCGGCGGGGTGGAGTCGATGTCGCGGGCGCCGTTCGTGATGCCGAAGGCGACCACCGCGTTCTCGCGCCAGGCAGAGGTGTTCGACACCACGATCGGGTGGCGGTTCGTGAACCCGGCGCTCAAGGCGCAGTACGGGATCGACTCGATGCCGGAGACGGCGGAGAACGTCGCGGCGGAGTTCGGCGTCTCCCGGGAGGACCAGGACCTGTTCGCGCTGCGGTCGCAGCAGCGGGCCGCGAAGGCGCAGGCGAACGGGCGGCTGGCGGAGGAGATCGTTGCGGTCGACGTGCCTGGTAAGCGCGTCACCGTGGTCGACAGCGACGAGCACCCGCGCGAGACATCTCTCGAAGCTCTTGCAGGTCTGAAGACTCCTTTCCGATCGCCTGGAACTGTTACGGCAGGGAATGCGTCCGGGGTGAATGACGGGGCGGCGGCCTTGCTAGTGATGAGTGGGGACGCGGTGGAGGAGTACGGCGTCACACCCTTGGCTCGGGTGGTGGGGACCGCGGTGGCGGGAGTGCCGCCGCGGATCATGGGGATCGGGCCGGCGCCGGCGACACGCAAGCTGCTCGACCGCACCGGGGTGGCGTTGTCCGACGTCGACGTGATCGAACTCAACGAGGCGTTCGCGTCGCAGTCACTCGCCGTACTGCGGCAACTCGGCCTGCCCGACGACGCCGAGCACGTCAACCCGAACGGCGGCGCCATCGCCCTCGGGCACCCGCTGGGGATGTCCGGCGCCCGCCTCGCCCTGACCGCGGCCCTGGAGCTCCGCCACCGCGACGCCCGGTACGCGCTGGCCACCATGTGCATCGGCGTCGGCCAGGGCATCGCGACCCTGCTGACCCGTCCCTGA
- a CDS encoding DinB family protein, producing MTTVERPPLTADERTQLIGWLDLQRSFVRMKCAGLSEEDAHRKVLPTSPLMSPAGLVAHLRWVEYSWFQLGMAGVPDTGQTPWTEGGHVDAEMFVDDVPLDQLLDEYDEECRRSNATAAELPLEAVEQGRPPESAASLRYVLCHMIEETARHVGHLDIIRELIDGTKGYTKLE from the coding sequence ATGACAACAGTAGAACGTCCGCCGCTGACCGCCGACGAGCGCACCCAGTTGATCGGGTGGCTCGACCTGCAACGTTCCTTCGTCCGGATGAAGTGCGCCGGGCTCAGCGAGGAGGACGCACACCGCAAGGTGCTGCCGACCTCGCCCCTGATGTCCCCGGCCGGGCTGGTCGCCCACCTCCGCTGGGTCGAGTACTCGTGGTTCCAGCTCGGGATGGCCGGCGTCCCGGACACCGGGCAGACCCCGTGGACCGAGGGCGGCCACGTCGACGCGGAGATGTTCGTCGACGACGTACCGCTCGACCAGTTGCTCGACGAGTACGACGAGGAGTGCCGCCGCTCCAACGCCACCGCCGCCGAACTGCCGCTGGAGGCCGTCGAGCAGGGCCGTCCGCCGGAGAGCGCGGCGTCGCTGCGGTACGTCCTGTGCCACATGATCGAGGAGACCGCGCGGCACGTCGGCCACCTCGACATCATCCGCGAACTGATCGACGGCACCAAGGGCTACACCAAGCTGGAGTGA
- a CDS encoding BTAD domain-containing putative transcriptional regulator: MRIAVLGPLAMWAADGSPLDIRGVRLRGLLARLALNAGRPVGVETLVDALWGAEAPSANALQSLVSRLRASLPATESSISVQSGPAGYTLTIGPDCVDALQFEELVRRGRGLLASDPEQAHTLLTQADKLWRGEALADLRDLPFAAVEADRLAELRLAGAEDLAEAAVSCGHARDLITDLEQLAVTHPLRERVHELLIRTLYADGRQAEALAAYERIRTTLADELGADPGTRLRDLHVSVLRGDAVDPAAKTSAVPAPVPAAPRSNLRAPLTSFVGRRQDVAELTRLLSNGTRLVTMVGPGGAGKTRLATETGRSLVDQSGDGIWFVELAPLGDAADVAPTVLSTLGASEYVDLPQARLAPKHIPTSRAATQRLVEVIGDRRILLVFDNCEHLVQEVAGLVDSLLASCPRLRVLTTSREPLSIPGEHLHPVGPLGLPPEHATTDEYPAMQLFVDRARAVRPDFQLTDANRDAVAEICRRLDGMPLAIELAAARLRALTPLQIVDRLADRFRLLTSGSRTALPRHQTLRAVVEWSWDLLDPDEQAVARRLSLFSGGATLDAAEQICSDESIPPESVLGVLASLVDKSLVEAAADERSVRYRMLETVRAYGAEQLRAAGEYDRFRRAHTVYFSRLLRSARRKLRTGEQIEWIARLTADNENLLDALRTAIDTGSARVAVQMVAVLGEYWTMGGRPAEAVNWMQAALAVPGRSAPLDKAVAVYLLALGRVSTEEDPVTSFQQMIRGLATVRWMTRRHRILVDSGIGLFTNALWAAIRRDKATCFAELEAAGRHPDPWIRNMGVMTGAMFRENEGEVDEMAANLTIALDGFREIGDRFGMSMALRGLAGYQAGHGEHAQALASLTEALRLVDELGTTEGVAQLLGSSALSRMELGDYDDARADLERAMRLSEETGSRGGQAMANLGLARLAQRTGRLDEAKELAERGYAMLDPVAERVAPHGQATFLSHLSRVYAALGDVEKAQQTGREAVQLALSTEDMPVAAGVLENSVDALVLAAGHRTADLTAAARALGLAAAIKGSRAIPDADVQRNVDVLRDALGNEAYETAYGEGAALTRTDAIAELRKRYTD, encoded by the coding sequence GTGCGCATAGCGGTGCTCGGTCCTCTCGCGATGTGGGCGGCCGACGGGAGTCCGCTCGACATCCGCGGCGTCCGCCTGCGCGGACTGCTCGCCCGGCTCGCGCTGAACGCCGGCCGGCCGGTCGGGGTAGAGACCTTGGTCGACGCGCTCTGGGGCGCCGAGGCCCCGAGCGCGAACGCGCTGCAGTCCCTGGTGTCGCGGCTGCGGGCAAGCCTGCCGGCGACCGAGTCGAGCATCTCCGTGCAGTCCGGCCCAGCCGGCTACACGCTGACCATCGGCCCGGACTGTGTCGACGCCCTACAGTTCGAGGAGCTCGTACGGCGTGGTCGCGGGCTGCTCGCGTCCGACCCGGAGCAGGCGCACACGCTCCTCACCCAGGCCGACAAGCTCTGGCGCGGCGAGGCCCTGGCCGACCTGCGCGACCTCCCGTTCGCCGCGGTCGAGGCGGACCGGCTGGCCGAGCTACGGCTGGCGGGCGCGGAGGACCTCGCCGAGGCCGCCGTCAGCTGCGGCCATGCCCGCGACCTGATCACCGACCTCGAGCAGCTCGCCGTCACCCACCCGCTCCGCGAACGCGTCCACGAGCTCCTCATCCGGACCCTGTACGCCGACGGCCGCCAGGCGGAGGCGCTGGCGGCGTACGAACGCATCCGCACCACCCTCGCCGACGAGCTCGGCGCCGACCCGGGCACCCGCCTCCGGGACCTGCACGTCTCGGTCCTCCGCGGCGACGCAGTCGACCCGGCCGCGAAGACCTCCGCCGTACCAGCTCCGGTGCCGGCGGCCCCGCGCAGCAACCTGCGTGCGCCGCTGACGAGCTTCGTCGGGCGGCGTCAGGACGTCGCCGAGCTGACCCGGCTGCTGAGCAACGGCACCCGCCTCGTCACCATGGTCGGCCCAGGTGGCGCCGGCAAGACCAGGCTGGCCACCGAGACCGGCCGGTCGCTCGTCGACCAGTCCGGCGACGGCATCTGGTTCGTGGAGCTGGCACCGCTCGGTGACGCGGCCGATGTGGCGCCGACCGTGCTGTCCACGCTCGGCGCCAGCGAGTACGTCGACCTGCCGCAGGCGCGACTGGCGCCCAAGCACATCCCGACCAGCCGGGCAGCCACCCAGCGACTCGTCGAGGTCATCGGCGACCGCCGCATCCTGCTGGTCTTCGACAACTGCGAGCACCTGGTGCAGGAGGTCGCCGGCCTGGTCGACTCGCTGCTGGCCTCGTGCCCACGGCTCCGCGTCCTGACCACCAGCCGCGAGCCGTTGAGCATCCCCGGTGAACACCTGCACCCGGTCGGGCCACTCGGGCTGCCGCCGGAGCACGCGACCACCGACGAGTACCCGGCGATGCAGCTGTTCGTCGACCGCGCCCGCGCCGTACGGCCCGACTTCCAGCTCACCGACGCCAACCGGGACGCGGTCGCCGAGATCTGCCGTCGGCTGGACGGCATGCCGCTGGCGATCGAGCTCGCGGCCGCCCGGCTGCGGGCGCTCACGCCGCTGCAGATCGTGGACCGGCTGGCGGACCGGTTCCGCCTGCTGACCAGCGGATCCCGTACTGCGCTTCCCCGACATCAGACACTGCGCGCGGTCGTGGAGTGGAGCTGGGACCTGCTGGACCCGGACGAGCAGGCCGTCGCCCGGCGACTCTCGCTGTTCTCCGGCGGCGCGACCCTCGACGCGGCCGAGCAGATCTGCAGCGACGAAAGCATCCCGCCCGAGTCCGTGCTCGGGGTCCTCGCGTCGCTGGTGGACAAGTCCCTCGTCGAGGCCGCGGCCGACGAGCGGTCCGTGCGCTACCGGATGCTCGAGACGGTCCGTGCGTACGGCGCCGAGCAGTTGCGGGCCGCGGGTGAGTACGACCGCTTCCGACGAGCTCACACGGTGTACTTCAGCCGCCTGCTCCGCAGCGCGCGGCGGAAGCTGCGGACCGGCGAGCAGATCGAGTGGATCGCGCGACTGACCGCCGACAACGAGAACCTGCTCGACGCGCTCCGGACCGCGATCGACACCGGCTCGGCGCGGGTCGCCGTACAGATGGTGGCCGTGCTCGGTGAGTACTGGACGATGGGCGGCCGCCCGGCCGAGGCGGTGAACTGGATGCAGGCGGCGCTCGCCGTACCCGGGAGGAGCGCGCCGCTGGACAAGGCCGTCGCGGTGTACCTGCTCGCGCTCGGCCGGGTGTCCACCGAGGAGGACCCGGTCACCTCGTTCCAGCAGATGATCCGCGGCCTGGCCACGGTCCGCTGGATGACCCGGCGGCACCGGATCCTCGTCGACTCCGGCATCGGCCTGTTCACCAACGCGCTGTGGGCGGCGATCCGGCGGGACAAGGCGACCTGCTTCGCCGAGCTCGAGGCCGCGGGCCGGCACCCGGATCCCTGGATCCGCAACATGGGCGTGATGACCGGTGCGATGTTCCGCGAGAACGAAGGCGAGGTCGACGAGATGGCGGCCAACCTGACGATCGCGCTCGACGGCTTCCGCGAGATCGGCGATCGCTTCGGGATGTCGATGGCGCTGCGCGGCCTCGCCGGTTACCAGGCCGGTCACGGTGAGCACGCCCAGGCGCTGGCGTCGCTGACCGAGGCGCTGCGGCTGGTCGACGAGCTCGGTACGACGGAAGGCGTGGCCCAACTGCTCGGCAGCAGTGCGCTGAGCAGGATGGAGCTGGGCGACTACGACGACGCCCGCGCCGATCTCGAGCGGGCCATGCGACTGTCCGAGGAGACCGGCTCGCGAGGCGGCCAGGCGATGGCCAACCTGGGGCTCGCGCGGCTGGCGCAACGCACCGGCCGCCTCGACGAGGCGAAGGAACTCGCGGAGCGCGGCTACGCGATGCTCGACCCCGTCGCGGAGCGGGTCGCGCCGCACGGCCAGGCCACCTTCCTCTCGCACCTGAGCCGGGTGTACGCCGCCCTCGGCGACGTCGAGAAGGCGCAGCAAACTGGTCGCGAGGCGGTCCAGCTGGCGCTCAGCACGGAGGACATGCCGGTCGCGGCGGGCGTCCTGGAGAACTCGGTCGACGCGTTGGTGCTGGCCGCCGGTCACCGGACCGCCGACCTGACGGCGGCCGCCCGCGCCCTCGGACTCGCGGCCGCGATCAAGGGCAGCCGGGCGATCCCGGATGCCGACGTGCAGCGCAATGTCGACGTACTGCGTGATGCCCTGGGCAACGAAGCGTACGAGACGGCGTACGGCGAAGGCGCCGCCCTGACCCGCACCGACGCCATCGCCGAACTGCGGAAGCGCTACACCGATTAA
- a CDS encoding VOC family protein, translating to MTTHWTLTVDCRDPALVARFWCTALGYTEADPPQGWDTWQAWLTELNVPEDEWNDGASISDPDGVLPSISFLKVPEPRTGKNRLHLDLQVAGGRAQPQHLREQRIRSKAEALIAAGATVVREVPMEGSSTLDHLWMQDPEGNDFCVV from the coding sequence ATGACGACCCACTGGACGCTCACCGTCGACTGCCGCGACCCGGCGCTGGTCGCACGTTTCTGGTGTACGGCGCTCGGCTACACCGAGGCCGACCCGCCGCAGGGCTGGGACACCTGGCAGGCGTGGCTCACCGAGCTGAACGTCCCCGAGGACGAGTGGAACGACGGCGCGTCGATCTCCGACCCGGACGGCGTCCTCCCGTCGATCTCGTTCCTCAAGGTCCCCGAGCCCCGCACGGGCAAGAACCGCCTGCACCTGGATCTCCAGGTCGCAGGCGGCCGCGCCCAGCCGCAGCACCTCCGCGAGCAACGCATCCGCAGCAAGGCCGAAGCGCTGATCGCCGCCGGCGCCACCGTGGTCCGCGAGGTCCCGATGGAAGGATCCAGCACTCTCGACCACCTGTGGATGCAGGACCCCGAAGGCAACGACTTCTGTGTCGTCTAG